One Kwoniella pini CBS 10737 chromosome 11, complete sequence DNA segment encodes these proteins:
- a CDS encoding ATP-dependent RNA helicase ROK1 — protein sequence MASAFNLLTAGGAKFDKNRFQRDFELFGGKKDRKGKGKASTKPTNLHNATTLPHSLDFFGDHPAAPSKPVQVEVESDSDSDASSSSSSSSVHIAPPTQKITLTGSDPLPKSLDTSLSSLTSLDSASTPSRGGETLLKALKTANINSLWGVQCAVGGCLLEGRDTICVAPTGSGKTLSYILPTLVKLGDPSRSLKETEEGKGVRALVLVPTHDLAIQIHGVVNAVTRGRSWRSLVLTKATEKAVCDSSPGPSRSKQNADGQPEEDVEDDEQSEDDEESTGSVDEFAQPKSGNPSGLGIDILIATPERLHHLVETSRISLASTRHIILDESDRLLSPDFLPQVEPILKGCTHQDVQKSFFSATMPSGVEEIAKKWIKDEGVRVVVGVKDSAVTTVDQSLLYTGSESGKLLALRNLISTGSLPYPSLIFVQSIERADELYKNLILEGIKVDVVHGGRGKSKRDEAIKNFRLGHVWMLVVTEVLARGMDFRGVKVVINYDFPQTVQSYIHRIGRTGRAGRPGKAITYFNVEDGPYLRTIANVLRSSGCPVPDYMLDMRKPTKDQKRNLAKAPIKRKAVGGGGRDVAREDGRKRKQMVEASKKRKVKLDE from the exons ATGGCTTCCGCTTTCAACTTACTCACAGCTGGAGGAGCGAAATTTGACAAGAACAGGTTTCAACGTGATTTCGAACTTTTCGGAGGT aaaAAAGACCGGAAAGGCAAGGGCAAAGCGTCAACGAAACCAACGAACCTTCACAACGCTACAACTCTTCCTCATTCCCTCGATTTCTTCGGCGATCATCCAGCTGCACCATCGAAGCCAGTACAAGTAGAAGTAGAATCCGACTCGGACTCAGATgcatcttcctcctcgTCCTCATCTTCCGTACACATTGCTCCACCGACTCAAAAGATCACCTTGACAGGATCTGACCCCTTGCCTAAATCTCTTGATACAAGTCTATCATCTCTCACCTCGCTCGATTCCGCTTCAACGCCCTCACGAGGTGGAGAGACACTACTCAAAGCCTTGAAAACTGCCAATATCAATTCTCTATGGGGTGTACAGTGTGCTGTAGGTGGATGTCTGCTAGAGGGGAGGGATACTATTTGCGTAGCTCCCACTGGATCCGGTAAAACTTTATCGTATATACTACCTACTTTAGTCAAACTGGGAGATCCTTCAAGATCGCTCAAAGAGAcggaagaagggaaaggtGTCAGGGCACTAGTACTTGTTCCAACACATGACTTGGCCATCCAGATTCACGGCGTAGTGAACGCGGTTACAAGAGGTAGAAGCTGGAGGTCATTGGTTTTAACGAAAGCTACAGAGAAAGCGGTCTGCGACAGCTCCCCTGGACCCTCTAGATCAAAACAGAACGCAGATGGGCAgcctgaagaagatgtcgAAGATGACGAGCAGagtgaggatgatgaagagtcAACCGGAAGTGTTGACGAATTCGCTCAACCTAAATCTGGAAATCCAAGTGGCTTAGGCATAGACATCTTGATCGCCACGCCAGAGAGACTGCATCATTTGGTGGAAACAAGCAGGATATCACTTGCCTC AACTCGTCACATCATCCTAGACGAATCCGACCGACTTCTTTCTCCCGATTTCCTACCTCAAGTCGAACCGATACTCAAAGGCTGTACACATCAGGATGTGCAGAAGTCCTTCTTTTCAGCTACGATGCCTTCCGGAGTGGAGGAAATAGCTAAAAAGTGGattaaagatgaaggcGTTAGGGTGGTGGTTGGTGTTAA AGACTCAGCCGTAACAACTGTCGATCAATCGCTGCTGTATACCGGGTCAGAATCCGGTAAATTGCTCGCTCTCAGAAATCTAATCTCAACTGGGTCACTACCTTATCCATCATTGATCTTCGTCCAGTCCATCGAAAGAGCCGATGAATTGTACAAAAACTTGATACTGGAAGGTATCAAAGTGGATGTCGTTCATGGCGGTAGAGGCAAATCGAAAAGGGATGAAGCGATTAAGAATTTCAGATTAGGACATGTCTGGATGCTAGTAGTCACTGAAGTTCTGGCTAGAGGTATGGATTTTAGAGGAGTCAAGGTTGTCATCAACTACG ATTTCCCTCAAACTGTTCAATCATATATCCACCGAATCGGGCGAACAGGCCGAGCGGGACGACCAGGAAAAGCCATAACATACTTCAACGTCGAGGATGGGCCATATCTCCGAACGATAGCAAATGTCTTACGCTCAAGCGGTTGTCCCGTACCTGATTACATGCTGGATATGAGAAAACCCACTAAGGATCAAAAGAGGAATCTAGCTAAAGCGCCCATCAAGAGGAAAGCCGTTGGAGGTGGCGGTCGTGATGTAGCCAGGGAGGACgggaggaagaggaagcaAATGGTAGAAGCTAGTAAGAAGCGAAAGGTCAAGCTGGATGAATAG